The following proteins are encoded in a genomic region of Triticum dicoccoides isolate Atlit2015 ecotype Zavitan chromosome 1B, WEW_v2.0, whole genome shotgun sequence:
- the LOC119314476 gene encoding uncharacterized protein LOC119314476, which yields MGFTKKFEVQTHGNTKLQVIHTNELHKAATIMKQYERHLEFKHHKIVRVDVEYTNDVGEEQKQALVQLSVGKDHLVLLFQLSAADKNCTRFDNFLADPRYTFAGFSIDGDIEMLGRVGLEIAHFVDIQKEWRVPTATKPLDSLGDVSGILVHDYYNNMKKKITNTEHQRWARMPLSMRHIEYVAKDTYAAYEIWSRLTTIQEGLRRPKLEKEQSRKRARSWGDYDY from the coding sequence ATGGGATTCACCAAGAAATTCGAGGTGCAGAcccacggcaacaccaagttgcaagTGATCCACACCAATGAGTTGCACAAGGCGGCCACCATCATGAAGCAGTACGAGCGACACCTCGAATTCAAGCACCACAAGATCGTCagagttgatgtggagtacaccaaCGACGTTGGCGAAGAACAGAAACAAGCCCTCGTCCAGCTCTCTGTCGGCAAGGATCATCTGGTGCTACTCTTTCAACTAAGCGCCGCCGATAAGAACTGCACCAggttcgacaacttcctcgccgaccccaggtacacgtTTGCTGGCTTCTCCATCGACGGTGACATAGAGATGCTCGGACGCGTCGGACTGGAGATCGCCcacttcgtcgacatccagaaggaatGGAGGGTGCCTACAGCTACCAAGCCTCTGGACTCCCTTGGCGATGTCTCAGGCATCCTTGTCcacgactactacaacaacatgaagaagaagatcaccaacACAGAGCACCAGCGCTGGGCGCGCATGCCCctgtccatgaggcacatcgagtacgtGGCAAAAGATACTTACGCTGCGTATGAGATATGGAGCCGCCTCACCACCATCCAGGAAGGGCTCCGCCGGCCAAAACTCGAGAAGGAGCAGTCCAGGAAGCGCGCAAGGTCCTGGGGCGACTATGACTACTGA